In the Populus trichocarpa isolate Nisqually-1 chromosome 1, P.trichocarpa_v4.1, whole genome shotgun sequence genome, ATCGCATGCACTCTACCTCTATCAACCTTCGGGCATATATTCTGATAATTAATCATGAATATAACTTGAGCATTTGTTAATTTTCTGACAGTCACTGTATGATTGATGAGAAAAAAGTTTATTATCGGGATTAAGGAGTCGTGGCATGAAGTGAAGTGAAATTGCTTGGGAGAGACAAGGAccttatcgttttttttttcagcaaaCACTATGACTCGCTACGGTTCTACCATTAAATCTAGTAGCTTCTCACCTTCCCACACTGGCTCAACAAGAAGAGGAAACGGGCCATTGAAATGCACCACAATATCATCATATAGGATTCGAAACGTagacaaaatcaatttggtaaTACTAAAAGGAACATCGAAGAATTCCTCGCGGATGGCATGTAATCAGTGCTCTATGTCCACGAAGTCCTGCAACATGCTTACAAAATTGTGCTGACACTTCAGATTCCTATCCAACATGTTTACACCGCAGATTTTAGATTGCACAAAAGATCCGAAAAACCGGCAggacaaaaaaattatagcttttACAAACTCATTTAAGGGATTGCACAGTGAAGATCTTACCAGTTACCTAACCCTCTCTGAAGGTTTCATGAAGAATTGCACCGTGGAGATCTTACCAGCCACAAAGCACTCTCTTCCTTTGGACAATTATCGTTAGGAATTGAAGAGATATGCTCTTAtacaagagggaaaaaaaaaaacaaacaaaaccaaaactaCTGTTCCCTTCGTCGCTTTGGATGGGCTCGACAATACCAATTCTCCTCTCTGAAACTAAAATCAATGGCTTTCTGGTAACCTGTGGCAGCAGAggcaagtttaaaaaaaaacgcatgagatatataaaaatgttattttctttttcatatacTTCGAGTTCTGAACAATCACATGTGACAATCAATAAACAagagaccaagaaaaaaaaatttcttctgtTTTGGTTGTTACTCTGCACATGTCGCACAATCACATTGAGTGTTTGAGATCCTAATTGTTTGAATAATCCGTCTGATTACAAGCATTGAAATCAGAAAAGATTTTTAAGAGATGCAAGTTGGAATGAGACTCCCAAATGAACGCTTCCACATATGcatgaaaggaagaagaaatgtTGAACCATGAATCTACATTTCTTTACACAATAGAATGGTACTTCCATGTCCCAGTAATCCACACAGTATCAGCAGCTTGTTATAAACAGGTTAGACAAATTTCACAATTGGTCCTTGACAATACGAGAACAATCAAGACCAAGCTGCATTCTTATTAGTATGTCAAAATAACAGGGAATTAACTTACCGCCATGGGAATTCACTTGTGTCTATCCCAGCTTGGTGAAGCTCGTCAACATACTGCAATGCTTCCCTGCACTCTTCCCGGTCATCAAAGAATTCTTTTTTGTCACCTTCAATCTGATATGTTTCATGGCCTTTACCAGCAACAACCTGCAGTTTAGAGAATATTCAAGAgacaaaatacaaataaaattacgGTGAGAATAATTTCAAGGAGACAATTcagtttttcattgaaaaatactGAACCATCTGTCCATAAATCTTCAAAAAGAGTAGTGAAATGGGCATAAACACTTACAACCATATCGCCTTCTTCACCCATGGCAACAGCACAACGGACAGCTACTCGTCTAATGTCATGCAAAAACAGACGATGGCCATTTGGAAGAGGAGGGTAGTAATCATTTTCCCCATGTTTCAAATATTCCTGCATTGACCATCCTACGCCAGCCAACATGTCATCCAATATGTCCACTGATGAAGATGAAACGAGTTAGTAATAACTTTTGCAAAGATGGCATTTTAGTTACGCAGTAGAGTTCAACATGCATACATGGATCTTCACCCCTTGGATTGTCAGATGTCAGAATTGTCATGTCACTTTTATCTGTTGCAATTTTTGTCATTATTGGTCTCTTgcctctgtctctctctccgCCACAACCAATAACTTCACAAAAAGCAAGAAGTTGGTCAGGTTAACAATACTTACATTTCTTCATGAAACTCATCACTTCCCAGCTATCCCAACTGACATGGCAACTTTATTGAAGTGAATTGGCAATTTTCTCTTCCAACAACAATCAGAACCTAATTCTAACTTGTCGAATGTTGGAGAAAATAATAAGATACCATGAACAGATCAGGACTAATGTCAATAAACTGGAGCTTCCAAATCCCAATTACATCTTGAATTCTCAGGATTATGATTATCTTCAGCAGTTTTGGACCTAAACAAAGGATAACTACTAAATCACTGTATTTGCACTGCCAGACTTGGGAGAATTATCCACGAATGGAAAAGAACATTTAGCTATGGCAAGATAGATGGTTGACATAAACTTAAATCAATATATCATCATTAAAGAATTAAGAGAATCAAAACGACAAGCATATTTCTAGCTTGAGAATTTCCTGTGCATATAATACTCAGCCTAGCTTTTATCACTTCCTTATAGCAAATGGTCCAAGACTTTGTACAAGGAAAAAGACTTTAAAACGCCTTATCCAAGCATAAAGCTAGAATTATCACAAACTTAGAGAAGTAGCACTGAATGCATGATGAAGGTTAGGAGAAAGCAATAGAAACGCACCCGTGATAATTCTTTTAGGCCTAAGCTCCCTTACGGAATCAAGTAGTCTAGATAGGGCATCAGGTGTATGAGCATAGTCCACAATCACCCCAAATGCCTGCTCCTCGTCAATTAACTCACACCTACCAGGTACCGCATCTATCTCTTCAATCCCTCTAACAATGTCTTCCAATGGTGCACCAACTGCAATCCCAACTGCCACAGCCGCAAGAATATTGTAGATATTGTGCTTCCCAAGCAATCCTGATGAAATCTCTAAAATACCATGGGGTGTATTAACCAAAACTTGTGTCTCAAAGAGGGAGAGCTCATACTTCAAGGGATGGACATctgcatttttattttccatagcAAAGGTCACAACTGGCACCTCTTGGTTTCCTTGAGCAATAAAGAAAGGTGCATTTGGGTCATCAACGTTAACTACTTTCCTATGCCTTTCTGGATCCACCATCCGAGCAAACAACTTAGCCTTTGCATTCTTATACTCCTCTTCTGTCCCATGAAAATCTAAATGATCCCTCGTCAAATTGGTAAAAACAGCAATATCAAAATCAACCTCATCACACCTCCCTAGAGCCAGTCCCTGGGAAGTAGCCTCCATCACAACAGCTTCAGTTCCATTATGCAGCATCTTAGCCATCAAATTCTGAACCAAAATGGCACCTGGGATTGTGTTAGGTGCCTCCAGTTTATTATCCCCGTGTATATAATATGCCACCGTACTCAACATTCCAGTCCTCAACCCCATTGCTTCATACATCCCTTTAACCAAATTCGCTGTCGTAGTTTTCCCATTCGTCCCAGTTATCCCAATCACAGCCATATTCTTTGAAGGGAACTTATAAAATGCTGCAGCCAATGCAGGCAAAACTGCATTAGTATCCTCCACAATCACCAAAGCCTTACACCCCAAAGTCTCTTCAATATCAACCTCCTTGCTAGCCACAACCGCAACAGCACCTCTCTTATCAGCCTCGCTCAAATACAAATGTCCATCCGTCTTCATCCCCACAcgacaaacaaacaaatcacCAGCACTCACCACTCTCGAATCATCCTGTATACCAGTAATCTCCACCTCCAAATCCCCCAAAACCGAAACCGGCACCACTTTGCTTTCATCCAAAAGCTCAGCTAAACTCATCCTAAACTTTGGTTCCACAATATTCACCTTCAATTTCCCGATACtatcaaaatccaaatcaaaacTCTTTTCATCCAAAGACGCCCCAGCATTGCTTTTTCCACTCTTTTCACCCACACCCACATCAAACCCACTTGAACCATCTTCATCACTGTCAGTATCAATCACAGTCAACCCTGTTAGTTCATCAATCTCCTCCAAGTCCACCACCTCTTCAGGCTCTAACTCTTCAACACCTTCCATAACATCACTACTTCCTTtaatgtcttttggttttaacAGTCCTTGTTTAACAAGTTCTTGTCTTTCCATAACGATAGCCTTATCAATCTCACCAAACAAATCATCACCGTCACTATTTAAGGAATTGGGATTTACCTCGGTATCTGCAATGGCTTTGAGAAACGTTGATTGGTTCTTTTTGAAGTCTTCTTCTTGAGCTTTTCTTGCTCTTGAAGCTTGGATATGAACTTGTTCCCATTTTGATACTCCATGTGCTGTATCTTCTGGTGCTTCAGGTGGGTCATTATCTGCTGTGTTTGGGTAGAATTTTCCATCTGGGCCAATAGCAAATAGCGAGTGTTTTGTGCCGTGGAGAGAAAGAAATGAAGGGGTTTTAGGgagagaaggaaataaattgCGGGGTTTGAAGAAGGTTGGTTTTGGAGAGAGCAAGTTTgggttttgagagagaaatGTGTGCGATTGGAGAGTGAATGTGAAGGCCATTGATATGATGAGAGATAAAATGATAGTGGAAGGGGATAAGGGAGGTTTAGTGCTGAAAGGAAAAACGGTGCGCTTTCAGGTGAGAGCGAACAGGAcagtctttttcttcttcttctacttcttctttttggttaaattctttttcttttatcttatctgattcttttcttcttttttttttaattaggcgAAGTTGGGATATGGCTGCCAGGGTTGCTATtacattacaattacaattaaaaaaaaaacccatagaaAATTCATGATGCATCTATAGATAATTCACTATTCACCGCAGCAATATAATTACTGTtttaccctttaaaaaaaaaccattggcATTGGTATTAAATGGTCTTTTCCAAATAGTCCAttagatattataaaattaatcggAGACGATTTGGTCttcttacttttaaaatacacatTATAATGATTATATTGCCCTCacaactaaaatattttgaaagattaCATGAAAGCAATtccatcttttttatgttttaaagatgcaatataaatattatattaccCTTACATGCAAGAATTGTTAAAATTATGTAAAtgggtttttttgtcttttcatattgatttttttgtaattaataagTTGACACAggtgatttgattttttgaataaaataaatattattaaaaaaaattgttaacataTACAGGAGTGGACACCGTGTGCAGCATCTCCCCACTCCCAAAAATCACCTTCCAAGGCAACGTTGAAAGCGTCTCACCATTCTCTTTTTATTAGTGTCGCACGTGTCGATGACGGCGTGGTGCATGAGCTCTGATagacttttcttttctcttccttcctcttttctctttctttctcttaccaaaatataaatgtgtcatttaatttattttttatttctaatttgatcatcattcttttaattgctatttgttttgtttttttaccattttattaattttttctttaattttgccCCTTATCatttagtttcatttaatttttaaattaaatttggtgctcattcttttgattgttgttttttttatttttaagcatttttctaattgaatttcattttcaatttcatcttcaatttcatctcttaacatttgattttaaattatttttatatcgagtctagtctttattcttttaattgttattttttattattttggatcctttttattgtattttttttaattttatcctttagcaTTTTGATGATTTGGAATTTTTCTTCACTATTGTTTAGGGTTTACTTTGTATGTGGTTAGTACCTTGCTTATGACTAGGGTcacatgttttgaaaattaacacGAATTgactttgatgtttttttttaggtgtctatctaattattattatttcaatgtcatccttcaacatttgatttatttggaattgatcttcatgcttttttttcaatatcctTTTTATAGGGTGTCTCAATCTTATGTCCATGGTCGTGAGGTTAAtaggttaacctgggttgactcggttttttttcattgcttttttaattaatttttttcggttcggcctttcaatattgggttattaataattgagcttcatagttttatttaatttgctttcgACGAGGTTACCCTGGTATCACAACAAAGTTGCAGATTTTGCATGTTAACCTGAATGGGTTCAAGTCTATTTTTGGCCtttttatgttgttattttttttatgtttacttattttcattgctttttgTTCGTGTTATTTGAATTAGTCAAGCTTTTTAAATACAAACGAGTCAATGACCGCGCTTTTCCTTAAATGAgcactaatataaaataaataaaaccttaacTACTATATTGTGTTTGTGTTTAATATAGATTTAGGAACATGATTGCAAAGAAGGTTATAGAGGGTAAGAAGATGAAAAATAGTGCGCTCAAATATGGTATGAACCtatttgcatttcaaaaacgtttttgaaaaaatttaaatttaaattttatttttttccttactttaaattaatatttttagtgttttcatatcattttgatgtgttgatgtcaaaaataattttttaaaaataaaaaaaatattatcttgatgtatttccgagcgaaaagcactttaaaaaataatcgcaactacactctcaaacaacCCGTGAATAAGGGTGAGGCGAAGATTTCTCTTAGagtttaagataatttatataACCTCCAACCTCCATAGGTGTGTTCTTGTAAAGGATAGTGTGGTGAGTGTGCTTGCCACCATGTAATTTTGGATAAATGGAAACCCTTGCTTGGAGTGATAGCCGAGCCTCTGCAAAAGCTATCTGAATGAACCCGGAGGTGATTAGTTTGCTCCAAGTGTGTTTGATCGGTCTAGACTTGAGCATTCAGGGAAGTGGGAGCTATAGATAGCCTTATACTCAGAGATGCTGTCTTGTCGGATCTAAAGAAGGCCCATAGGACTGCAAAAGAAAGCCCATAGGACTGCAAAAGAGGGCCCAATCCTCACCAAGGCAAGTGACTGCAAAAGAAGGCCCATAGGACCAACATATTCGCAAGCATTAGAGGGAGGGATGTGGAGGGAAGGTTCTTGTAGGGATGCTAATCCGTGGAGGCTTTAAACACTGCAAATTCCATGTTCATAGAAGACTATGGCATATGCGTGGATAAATCATCACCCCATTCCAATCTCTTCACACAAACCACAAGCTCAGAGAAGTAGTTAATGTATTATTAATTTCCGGTCAAACTTCGAAGCATTTCCCCGTCAACCCGGCTGTTTTCATCGTCGTTTTCGttttcatcaatattattaCTTGTTGATCACGTCGTTGCCATTTATGAGGcgaagcaaaagaaaattcaCAACAAAATTGCTAGATTTGTTAATGTTTTCTTATCGTCAAGAAAATTTTTAACTTGATATTTGTATTcatcacaataaattaataattataaataccaataaaaaataaaaaatttattaattccaaccaaatattaaatcaagatattaaaataaagatatatattaaactatctgataacaagattttttttaaaaaaattatttaattatacaataataattttttttattgttaaaaaaatataat is a window encoding:
- the LOC7479309 gene encoding UDP-N-acetylmuramoyl-L-alanyl-D-glutamate--2,6-diaminopimelate ligase MurE homolog, chloroplastic; amino-acid sequence: MAFTFTLQSHTFLSQNPNLLSPKPTFFKPRNLFPSLPKTPSFLSLHGTKHSLFAIGPDGKFYPNTADNDPPEAPEDTAHGVSKWEQVHIQASRARKAQEEDFKKNQSTFLKAIADTEVNPNSLNSDGDDLFGEIDKAIVMERQELVKQGLLKPKDIKGSSDVMEGVEELEPEEVVDLEEIDELTGLTVIDTDSDEDGSSGFDVGVGEKSGKSNAGASLDEKSFDLDFDSIGKLKVNIVEPKFRMSLAELLDESKVVPVSVLGDLEVEITGIQDDSRVVSAGDLFVCRVGMKTDGHLYLSEADKRGAVAVVASKEVDIEETLGCKALVIVEDTNAVLPALAAAFYKFPSKNMAVIGITGTNGKTTTANLVKGMYEAMGLRTGMLSTVAYYIHGDNKLEAPNTIPGAILVQNLMAKMLHNGTEAVVMEATSQGLALGRCDEVDFDIAVFTNLTRDHLDFHGTEEEYKNAKAKLFARMVDPERHRKVVNVDDPNAPFFIAQGNQEVPVVTFAMENKNADVHPLKYELSLFETQVLVNTPHGILEISSGLLGKHNIYNILAAVAVGIAVGAPLEDIVRGIEEIDAVPGRCELIDEEQAFGVIVDYAHTPDALSRLLDSVRELRPKRIITVIGCGGERDRGKRPIMTKIATDKSDMTILTSDNPRGEDPLDILDDMLAGVGWSMQEYLKHGENDYYPPLPNGHRLFLHDIRRVAVRCAVAMGEEGDMVVVAGKGHETYQIEGDKKEFFDDREECREALQYVDELHQAGIDTSEFPWRLPESH